CGGGCAGAGGGCCTTTCGTGTCCGCCGCGCTACCGTGGCTTTGCGTAACTTTGGTGACAGTCGCCCCTATCGCAGATCGGCGCGCAGATCGCGCACGCCCCGCCCCAGCCTCTCGCGCAGCAGGGTTCTGAGCGTGGCGCCATCGGCATAGCCGACTTCGGCGGCAATCGTTTCAAGGCTCAGCCCGCTGCCCTGGATCAGCGAGCGGGCGCGCTCCACACGCAGATCCTGAAAATAGGCCAGCGGCGATTTGCCCAGCACGGCCTGACAGCGGCGTTGCAGCGAGCGGGTGCTGGTGGCCAGCGCCGAGGCGGCCTCCTGAAGCGAGAAGCCTTCGCTCAGATGCTCGCGCGACCAGCGTTCGAAGCGCAGCACCAGCGGATCGGCCTGCGCCAGATGGTTGGGGATGATGTAGGCCGCCTGCGAGGAGCGGATATCGGCCAGCAGATAGCGGGACACCAGCGTTGCCAGCTCCGGGCTGGCCTGCCGCACCAGCCAGAGCGCCAGATCGAGATGCCCCATGGCCGAGCCTGCGGTCACGCCGGTCTCGCTGGGCACCAGCATGCGCGTCTCGTCGAGATCGACCTGCGGATAGCGCTGGCGGAACAGCGGGGCGAGGGACCAGGTGCTGGTGGCAGGGCTGCCGTTCAGCACACCGGCCTCGGCGATCACGAAAGTGCCGACGCAGGCCGCGGCGATCCGCGCCCCGCCCGCCTGCCATCGGGCGATCTGGTCGACAGCCTGACGGACATCGCCGCGCGCCAGAGCCGGCAGCAGCGTGTCGGGCGTCACGGCCTTGAGCGCGGGCACGATAACCCAATCCGGCCTCTCGTCCCGGTTCAGCGGGGTCGCCGGAATGATCAGACCCTGACCCGAGCGCACCCGGCGCCGCATGCCCATGATGGAGACATCAAAACGGGTCGCGCCGCCCATCATCGCGGCGGAGAGCGAGTTGGCGGTGGAGAACACGTCAAGCGTGGCGGTCAGCCCGGTGTCGAATAGCCCTTCCAGAGCGAGGATGATGATACGCATTTGGCGTGAATGGCCTCAATAATGTCATTTACGCCGATATCACGCTGTGGGCCGGATGGCTAGATCAAGGGGCGCCCGGAAGGATGTTCCGGCCATGCAGAAGGAGACTACCCATGAAAGTTTTCGCCATCGGCTCGATCGTGAAGCCCATTTCGGATGAGGAGCGTGACGACATCCTGAAGCGTGAAGTGCCCCACACGCTGCAACTCTATCTCGATGGGCCCATCGAACAGTTCTGGTTCCGCAAGGACCGGCCGGGCCCGATCTTCCTGATGGAGGTCGAGTCGATCGAGGCAGCCAAGGCCGTGGTCGAGGCCATGCCGATCATGGTGGCCGGGATCGCCGCCTATGACTTCATCCCGGTGGGCCCGCTGATGCCGCTGGGTCGCCTGATCCAGGGCGCCTGATGATGAGCGGCTCGGCCTGCCATGGTTGGCCGAGCAGCTTTTCAGTGCGGCGGCTGTTCTGCGATCACGGCATCTGGCCAAGGGTTCCGGCCTTCCTGAAGCCACCGCAAGGTCTCGGCCCAGAAGGTGGGAGCATGGCTGTCATGGAACAGGGCGAAATGGCCGATCGCCTGCAAGCCATAATCGGCGGGCTTGAGGAGGACAGCGGTGCGCGCGGCAGAGCGATAATACCCCAATGTCCGGCGGATGGCCGCCACCGAGCCGATTTCATCATCGGCCACGGCCACGGCCAGGATCGGGGCGGTCACTGCAGCCATCCGGGCTACGACCTGCTGTCGTTCCCGGGCTGGATGGTTTCGTTCGAAATGCTTGCGGCGGAAGCTCCATTCATGAGCGACGCCGGCGGGCAGATCCTCCAGCCAGCCCAGACGGCGGCCCGGAAAATAGCCGAACAGCGCCGTCAGCAGCGGCATGGCCAGATGCCATTTCACAAAGAGCTGCGCCCGGCCCGTGCGCGCATAATCGCCCCACCAGGCATATTGCGCGCCAACGGTCAGCATCCGGTCGATCCGCTCGGCACCCGGCGCCAGACCGGGCAAAAAGCCGCCGATGCTGTGGCCGACGACAGAGATCGGCGCTGCGGGGCGATGCTCATGCATCAGGCGCAGGGCGGCGGCGAAATCCTGCTCGCCCCAGTCGCGCCAGCGATAGGTGCATCCCCTCAGCCGGGCCGGGCGCGAGGCGCCGATGCCGCGATAGTCATAGGTCAGCACATCGAAACCATGCGCCGCCAGAAAGCGCGCATAGCGATGGTAATAGCGCGCCAGAACGCCGGTGGCATTGTTGATGATCACGCTGCCTGAAGCTTCGCCCGTTGCGCGCCAGAGATGGCCGTGAAGCACCACACCATCGGCACAGCGGATCACCATGGGGTCGCCATGCGGGGTGGGAACGGGGCCTGTCATGGGCGCAAGGATAGGCATGTGCCGGTTTCAAGTATACTCACTCTGCGGTATACTTGAAACCATGGTGAAAAAGCTTCCTTCGGCGCGTGAGCGCATTCTTGGCGCGGCCAACAGGCTGTTTCAGGGCGCGGGCATTCGCGCCACCAGTCTGGACGCCATTGCCGAAAAGGCCGGGGTGACCAAACGCAGCGTCTATTACCATTTCCGCAGCAAGGATGATCTGATCGCCGCCTATCTGGAAGCGCGTGACGAGCCCAATCTGGCCCTTTTCCAAAGCTGGTTCGCGCAAGCCGAAGGCGATACGGCAGCGCGGGTGGAGAGCATTTTCCGCCATCTGGCCCAATCGGCGCGGCATCCCAAGTGGCAGGGCTGCGGCTTTCTGCGCACCTCGGTCGAGCTGGTGGACCGGCCCGGGCATCCGGCGCTGGTGGCCGGGCGGCAGCACAAGAAGCGGGTTGAGGCATGGCTGGCGCAGGTGCTTCAGGAAGACCATGGCGAGGAGGCGGCCATGGCTCTGGCGCGGCAGATCATGCTGCTGCTTGACGGGGCCTTTGCTGTGGTGCTGCTCCACCGCGATCCAAGCTATCTGGAGAGCGCCGGGGATGCCGCCGCCCGCCTCATCCGGGCCACTTCGCCAGGCTGACGTCAGCCGATCAAGGCTCGGCCATCGCGGGCCAGACGGCACAGCAGCAAGGCGCTGAGGGCGGCACGCTCGCCCAGACTGTCGGCGATCAGATATTCTTCCGCGGAATGGATCGAGCCGCCACGCACCCCCATCGTATCGACCACCGGCACGCCGCAGGCCGCGATGTTGTTGCCGTCGCAAACCCCGCCGGTGTCTTTCCAGCCAATCTCCTGACCCAGCAGGCGTCCGCAATCGCGCACCAGTTCGAGCAGCTTCCGGCCCGGCGCATCGATGGGCTTGGGCGGGCGGGCGAAGCTGCCGTGGCGATGGATATGCAGATCATGCGCGGCGGCGACTTCGGCGATCATCCGGTCCAGCGCCTGCTCGGCAAAGGTCTGATCCTCGGGCGTCAGCGGCCGGATGTTGACGCGCAAGACCGCATGATCCGGCACGACATTGTTGGGCCCGCCACCCTCGATCTTCGCGCAATTGACGCTAAGCCCGGGGCGGACCAGAGCGCTGAGCCGCAGCGCCAGATCGGCGGCGGCGATCACCGCATTGCGCCCATCCTGAGGGTTGCGCCCGGCATGCGCGCTGCGCCCCTTCACAA
The Novosphingobium terrae DNA segment above includes these coding regions:
- a CDS encoding GlxA family transcriptional regulator, with protein sequence MRIIILALEGLFDTGLTATLDVFSTANSLSAAMMGGATRFDVSIMGMRRRVRSGQGLIIPATPLNRDERPDWVIVPALKAVTPDTLLPALARGDVRQAVDQIARWQAGGARIAAACVGTFVIAEAGVLNGSPATSTWSLAPLFRQRYPQVDLDETRMLVPSETGVTAGSAMGHLDLALWLVRQASPELATLVSRYLLADIRSSQAAYIIPNHLAQADPLVLRFERWSREHLSEGFSLQEAASALATSTRSLQRRCQAVLGKSPLAYFQDLRVERARSLIQGSGLSLETIAAEVGYADGATLRTLLRERLGRGVRDLRADLR
- a CDS encoding alpha/beta hydrolase family protein, coding for MPILAPMTGPVPTPHGDPMVIRCADGVVLHGHLWRATGEASGSVIINNATGVLARYYHRYARFLAAHGFDVLTYDYRGIGASRPARLRGCTYRWRDWGEQDFAAALRLMHEHRPAAPISVVGHSIGGFLPGLAPGAERIDRMLTVGAQYAWWGDYARTGRAQLFVKWHLAMPLLTALFGYFPGRRLGWLEDLPAGVAHEWSFRRKHFERNHPARERQQVVARMAAVTAPILAVAVADDEIGSVAAIRRTLGYYRSAARTAVLLKPADYGLQAIGHFALFHDSHAPTFWAETLRWLQEGRNPWPDAVIAEQPPH
- a CDS encoding TetR/AcrR family transcriptional regulator; amino-acid sequence: MVKKLPSARERILGAANRLFQGAGIRATSLDAIAEKAGVTKRSVYYHFRSKDDLIAAYLEARDEPNLALFQSWFAQAEGDTAARVESIFRHLAQSARHPKWQGCGFLRTSVELVDRPGHPALVAGRQHKKRVEAWLAQVLQEDHGEEAAMALARQIMLLLDGAFAVVLLHRDPSYLESAGDAAARLIRATSPG